In Lacerta agilis isolate rLacAgi1 chromosome 8, rLacAgi1.pri, whole genome shotgun sequence, one genomic interval encodes:
- the LOC117051626 gene encoding uncharacterized protein LOC117051626 — MASLVPETLDNPPQPSGDEGIPGLPAPLQQGKPLPIAGSGTKPGGGNTSQDFLLPPPLLPPPHLFSQAAPHNTSTGVVYSLPGSTAAMTSSPPRLVQTLPGSFPDIYDGDMKRWEDHFRSIQRAYKEFGKEDDFAIRVLTEDFTLPFPFAWPSKGEASRQLAYDPSDCSGFDFFLHPGQPVPHLLQPLHATTQAFFKKRRLEQLALSYASKASLTGAPGLPTPQETSPTLRPDIMVITSMPCVAAAAAPGEPPFLLQDGKGHRNIQPAPIAIPSSAPMQSINLQFMSPTHHGQF; from the coding sequence GTGATGAAGGGATCCCAGGTCTCCCTGCCCCGCTGCAACAGGGCAAGCCACTCCCCATTGCAGGAAGTGGTACCAAGCCTGGGGGAGGGAACACCTCGCAAGACTTCCTGCTTCCTCCACCTCTTCTGCCACCGCCCCATCTCTTTAGCCAGGCGGCTCCGCACAACACCTCTACCGGAGTTGTCTACAGCCTGCCGGGCTCCACCGCAGCAATGACCTCATCACCCCCGAGGCTGGTCCAAACTCTCCCGGGCTCCTTCCCTGATATCTACGACGGAGACATGAAGAGGTGGGAGGACCATTTCCGCAGCATCCAGAGAGCCTACAAAGAGTTTGGCAAAGAGGATGACTTTGCGATCCGGGTGCTCACTGAAGATTTCACCCTCCCGTTCCCTTTCGCCTGGCCCAGCAAGGGTGAGGCGTCCCGGCAGCTGGCGTACGACCCATCGGACTGCTCTGGCTTCGATTTCTTCCTGCACCCAGGGCAACCGGTCCCTCACCTCCTCCAGCCGCTGCATGCCACCACCCAGGCATTCTTCAAGAAGAGGCGTTTGGAGCAACTAGCTCTCAGTTACGCCAGCAAAGCGTCCCTCACCGGCGCTCCTGGGCTGCCCACGCCGCAAGAAACGAGTCCCACCTTGCGGCCGGACATCATGGTCATCACCAGCATGCCGTGCGTGGCTGCTGCGGCGGCTCCCGGCGAGCCGCCTTTCCTCCTGCAGGACGGCAAAGGCCACAGGAACATCCAACCTGCCCCAATAGCTATCCCAAGTTCAGCACCAATGCAGTCGATCAACCTTCAGTTCATGAGCCCCACGCACCATGGGCAGTTTTAG